One part of the Melospiza melodia melodia isolate bMelMel2 chromosome 3, bMelMel2.pri, whole genome shotgun sequence genome encodes these proteins:
- the CD164 gene encoding sialomucin core protein 24 has product MGRTLRTFAFPLAVLSVACCLCGLAAIAAATEDPTVSSPTNVTTANATVAPTSNVTVTPTNATTASSNATTASSNVTTASSNATTTSSATTPHTPIANVTNATTHAPPPKTTVTSATTTSTAAGSNTTVTTVAPVPVARKSTFDAASFIGGIVLVLGLQAVIFFLYKFCRSKDRNYHTL; this is encoded by the exons ATGGGCCGGACACTTCGGACATTTGCGTTCCCGCTCGCCGTCCTTTCCGTGGCGTGCTGCCTCTGCGGGCTGGCCGCGATCGCAGCGGCGACCGAGG ATCCCACAGTTTCTTCTCCTACCAATGTCACTACGGCCAATGCCACTGTAGCACCTACTTCCAATGTCACTGTAACACCCACCAATGCCACCACAGCGTCTTCCAATGCCACCACAGCATCTTCCAACGTGACCACGGCGTCTTCCAATGCTACCACAACCAGTTCTGCCACCACACCTCATACTCCTATAG CCAACGTCACCAATGCGACTACTCATGCTCCTCCTCCTAAAACTACCGTGACTTCAGCCACCACGACAAGCACTGCTGCAG GTTCGAATACTACTGTTACTACTGTGGCTCCTGTACCCGTTGCACGCAAATCTACGTTTGATGCTGCGAGTTTCATAGGTGGGATTGTCCTTGTTCTGGGTCTGCAGGCTGTTATTTTCTTTCTGTACAAATTCTGCAGATCTAAAGACCGAAATTACCACACGCTTTAG